The nucleotide window TCCACCGTAAGCAGCACATGTACCATAGGCAATTACTACTTTTGCTCTTTCTCGAACTTGTAGTGCCAGTTCCCGGTTCTCTTCGTTTCGAATACCTCCGGTAACTATGGCCACATCTACATCGGTCCATTCATCATATTTGGTGTCCATTAGAACTGGCATGAATTCGAAATCTGCTAATCCCAGAACATCCACTATGGCTTCGTGTATATCTGCAATGGACAGTTCACATCCAGAACATACACCTAGCCAAACGTTTCCTAGTTTAACTTTGTCTGCCATTTTAGGCCTCCACTTCTTCTTCTGGAGCGTCTAGTTGTGCTTTGAGAGGGGAGGGACCCAGAGCAGTTATACGATTTACCATCATGGTAACTGTTTTTGCGAATTTTTCCCCTTCTGATGCAGATATCCAGTCATGGTGAATCCTTTCTCTTCCGATTCCCAATCCATCTGCTAGTTTGTAGACTAATCTCATTCTACGGTCTAATTTATAGTTTCCTGCGTCGTAGTGGCAGTCTCCATGGTGACAGCCGGCCACAATGACCCCATCAGCACCTTCTCTGAAGGCCTTGAAAATAAATTGAGGTTCAATTCTTCCCGAGCACATTACTCGGATGACCCGCACATTTGGAGGATACTGCATCCTTGCGGTTCCTGCAGTGTCAGCTCCACCATAGGAGCACCAGTTACAACAAAACATCACGATCTTAACATCATCCTCAGCCATTGGCTTTCCTCCTTGCTTTGTCGGCGTACTATATTAATTGTACATTATATGGATATAGAAATAGTTATTATAAAGGTTACTTCAAAAACTAATTCGAAAAACATATATATGAGAATAACAAAATCAGGGTTTTTAATATTGGCTTAAAAAGTCTTTATTGAATATAATACAAATTTAAATCCTGTTTTATTATAATATAATATATAATCCCGTTTTAATTTTTGAAAAGCCATCAAATTAAGAGTATATCTTAATTAAATAAATTTTAACAACATATGTCTATTTTAGAATTTTATATAGTTTTATATCCAGTAAAACTCGTAATTAAAGAGTTTTAACATAAATTATTAGTTTAACAGAAATATATCATTTGTTTAATAGGAATATCTTCGTTAACTTTTATCTTCGTTAGTTTTTCAAATGATCTCTCATATTCCTCATATTATTATAGGAAAAAGTCCATATAAAAATATAAGGTGTGTTATAATCACATCAATAAATTCCATCTTTAATAAAACAATAAAACCAAAAAATGGTGGTGGTTAAACTGCTACTCGAAATAACTGATCTGGCAGTTGAAGTAAGTGGAAAAGAAATTCTCACGGATGTAGACTTAAATATAGGCAACGGAGAAACACATGTACTGTTAGGACCCAATGGAGC belongs to uncultured Methanobacterium sp. and includes:
- a CDS encoding hydrogenase iron-sulfur subunit, which encodes MAEDDVKIVMFCCNWCSYGGADTAGTARMQYPPNVRVIRVMCSGRIEPQFIFKAFREGADGVIVAGCHHGDCHYDAGNYKLDRRMRLVYKLADGLGIGRERIHHDWISASEGEKFAKTVTMMVNRITALGPSPLKAQLDAPEEEVEA